From Calonectris borealis chromosome 9, bCalBor7.hap1.2, whole genome shotgun sequence, one genomic window encodes:
- the TSC22D2 gene encoding TSC22 domain family protein 2 isoform X3 encodes MSKMPAKKKSCFQITSVTTAQVASSITEDTESLDDPDESRTEDVSSEIFDVSRATDYGPEDVCERSSSEETLNNVGEAETPGSISPNLLLDGQLAVAAGGVSAAPSAVAPNGGAVPKSSAVPLPAAAPGAAVAGGSSAQTALPSTGPSASAAPGTMSQTVAAACSSRFRVIKLDHGTGEPYRRGRWTCMEYYDRDSDGGGVLGRTGDCIRHSSTFEQAAQERDSGLGATGGSVVVSAVPASAHGPDSIADSSLTAVSQLLQTEKMNQSSLQQPNFVIGQQQQPQQPIGGAMPQSTAQTMFSGAPVANQQMMVPQQSQPQVNTQGVAQAGPNGKGMAPPNVTIGQQSIPVAQQQVQQANIPVTQPQQFAYSQSQIPPVHLLPTQPSGQTEYMQHMTIMQSQGAIQQATTGSVPSTVASSLPVGQMTGQNPSSVGAPVMGVSAQPGEAVGQGSGLMQSGQTQASQTAVPQPGGVVQQGIGHTGVVQQKSVTQHQMGGSSQVSGMHGAPHAVVSGVQNVPAVVPGTSVPSVSTTTSATMPNVPVTLVQSQLTSHTSVSRSTGVVQPQHVGHSLMQGTPNVPANLPQSNLGQFQTQAQSLIGQIDDTRRKSEPLPQPPLSLIAENKPLVKPPIPDTLANPLQLPASTPMNSLASSVFGISIPVDGDEDRNPSTAFYQAFHFNKLRESKTFWDRYECLSMECIRAECIWCKCCCH; translated from the coding sequence ATGTCCAAGATGCCGGCCAAGAAGAAGAGCTGCTTCCAGATCACCAGCGTGACCACGGCTCAGGTGGCCAGTAGCATCACCGAGGACACCGAGAGCCTGGACGACCCGGATGAGTCCCGTACCGAGGATGTGTCTTCTGAAATCTTTGATGTTTCCCGAGCCACTGACTACGGCCCTGAGGATGTCTGCGAGCGGAGCTCCTCCGAAGAGACTCTCAACAATGTGGGCGAGGCCGAAACTCCTGGCAGCATCTCTCCCAACCTCCTTTTGGACGGGCAGCTGGCTGTGGCTGCTGGTGGGGTGTCTGCGGCTCCGTCAGCTGTGGCCCCCAATGGGGGGGCTGTGCCCAAGAGCTCCGCTGTgcctctgccagctgctgcccCTGGCGCTGCcgtggcaggaggcagcagtgctCAAACCGCCTTGCCTTCCACAGGGCCTTCTGCATCTGCTGCTCCTGGGACAATGTCTCAGACAGTGGCTGCTGCGTGCAGCTCACGCTTCAGGGTGATCAAGCTGGACCACGGTACAGGGGAGCCCTACAGGCGAGGACGATGGACGTGTATGGAGTATTATGACCGGGACTCAGATGGTGGTGGTGTCCTGGGCAGGACTGGAGATTGCATTCGGCACAGCAGCACCTTCGAGCAGGCTGCTCAAGAGAGGGACAGCGGCCTCGGTGCCACAGGAGGTTCTGTCGTGGTCTCGGCTGTGCCAGCATCGGCCCATGGCCCCGATTCTATAGCTGACAGTTCCCTGACTGCTGTGTCACAGCTGCTCCAGACAGAGAAAATGAACCAGTCCTCTCTACAGCAACCTAATTTTGTCATTGGGCAACAACAGCAGCCGCAACAACCCATAGGTGGGGCCATGCCTCAAAGTACTGCTCAGACTATGTTTTCTGGGGCTCCGGTAGCAAATCAGCAAATGATGGTGCCACAGCAATCACAGCCACAAGTAAATACGCAGGGTGTTGCTCAGGCTGGACCCAACGGGAAAGGCATGGCACCTCCAAATGTGACAATAGGGCAGCAAAGCATTCCTGTGGCACAGCAGCAGGTGCAGCAGGCAAACATACCAGTGACTCAGCCTCAACAATTTGCTTATTCTCAGTCCCAGATTCCACCAGTGCACCTACTGCCGACGCAACCTTCTGGTCAGACCGAATACATGCAGCACATGACAATTATGCAGTCTCAAGGAGCTATTCAACAGGCTACTACGGGCTCTGTTCCAAGTACTGTGGCTTCCAGCCTTCCTGTGGGGCAGATGACCGGCCAAAATCCCTCATCTGTGGGAGCGCCAGTGATGGGGGTGTCAGCACAGCCTGGCGAAGCAGTCGGACAGGGATCGGGATTAATGCAGAGTGGCCAGACACAAGCTAGTCAGACTGCCGTTCCGCAACCGGGAGGTGTGGTGCAGCAAGGCATTGGACATACAGGGGTTGTGCAACAGAAATCTGTGACTCAGCATCAAATGGGTGGAAGCAGTCAAGTGTCCGGAATGCATGGTGCTCCCCATGCTGTGGTCTCTGGAGTTCAGAACGTGCCTGCGGTTGTGCCCGGTACAAGTGTGCCTAGTGTGTCTACCACCACTTCTGCTACTATGCCAAATGTCCCTGTTACGCTGGTCCAGTCCCAGCTGACTAGCCACACTTCTGTCAGCAGAAGTACCGGCGTTGTCCAGCCACAGCACGTCGGACACTCGTTAATGCAAGGCACGCCTAATGTACCTGCAAATCTGCCACAGTCAAACCTCGGACAGTTTCAGACTCAAGCTCAATCCTTAATAGGCCAGATTGATGATACTAGAAGAAAATCGGAACCCCTACCTCAGCCACCACTTTCTCTTATAGCTGAAAATAAACCTCTTGTGAAGCCTCCCATTCCAGACACTCTAGCAAATCCTCTTCAGTTACCTGCAAGTACTCCTATGAACAGTCTTGCCAGCTCTGTGTTTGGCATATCCATTCCTGTTGATGGTGATGAAGACAG
- the TSC22D2 gene encoding TSC22 domain family protein 2 isoform X4 → MSKMPAKKKSCFQITSVTTAQVASSITEDTESLDDPDESRTEDVSSEIFDVSRATDYGPEDVCERSSSEETLNNVGEAETPGSISPNLLLDGQLAVAAGGVSAAPSAVAPNGGAVPKSSAVPLPAAAPGAAVAGGSSAQTALPSTGPSASAAPGTMSQTVAAACSSRFRVIKLDHGTGEPYRRGRWTCMEYYDRDSDGGGVLGRTGDCIRHSSTFEQAAQERDSGLGATGGSVVVSAVPASAHGPDSIADSSLTAVSQLLQTEKMNQSSLQQPNFVIGQQQQPQQPIGGAMPQSTAQTMFSGAPVANQQMMVPQQSQPQVNTQGVAQAGPNGKGMAPPNVTIGQQSIPVAQQQVQQANIPVTQPQQFAYSQSQIPPVHLLPTQPSGQTEYMQHMTIMQSQGAIQQATTGSVPSTVASSLPVGQMTGQNPSSVGAPVMGVSAQPGEAVGQGSGLMQSGQTQASQTAVPQPGGVVQQGIGHTGVVQQKSVTQHQMGGSSQVSGMHGAPHAVVSGVQNVPAVVPGTSVPSVSTTTSATMPNVPVTLVQSQLTSHTSVSRSTGVVQPQHVGHSLMQGTPNVPANLPQSNLGQFQTQAQSLIGQIDDTRRKSEPLPQPPLSLIAENKPLVKPPIPDTLANPLQLPASTPMNSLASSVFGISIPVDGDEDRNPSTAFYQAFHFNKLRESKTFWDRTAACV, encoded by the coding sequence ATGTCCAAGATGCCGGCCAAGAAGAAGAGCTGCTTCCAGATCACCAGCGTGACCACGGCTCAGGTGGCCAGTAGCATCACCGAGGACACCGAGAGCCTGGACGACCCGGATGAGTCCCGTACCGAGGATGTGTCTTCTGAAATCTTTGATGTTTCCCGAGCCACTGACTACGGCCCTGAGGATGTCTGCGAGCGGAGCTCCTCCGAAGAGACTCTCAACAATGTGGGCGAGGCCGAAACTCCTGGCAGCATCTCTCCCAACCTCCTTTTGGACGGGCAGCTGGCTGTGGCTGCTGGTGGGGTGTCTGCGGCTCCGTCAGCTGTGGCCCCCAATGGGGGGGCTGTGCCCAAGAGCTCCGCTGTgcctctgccagctgctgcccCTGGCGCTGCcgtggcaggaggcagcagtgctCAAACCGCCTTGCCTTCCACAGGGCCTTCTGCATCTGCTGCTCCTGGGACAATGTCTCAGACAGTGGCTGCTGCGTGCAGCTCACGCTTCAGGGTGATCAAGCTGGACCACGGTACAGGGGAGCCCTACAGGCGAGGACGATGGACGTGTATGGAGTATTATGACCGGGACTCAGATGGTGGTGGTGTCCTGGGCAGGACTGGAGATTGCATTCGGCACAGCAGCACCTTCGAGCAGGCTGCTCAAGAGAGGGACAGCGGCCTCGGTGCCACAGGAGGTTCTGTCGTGGTCTCGGCTGTGCCAGCATCGGCCCATGGCCCCGATTCTATAGCTGACAGTTCCCTGACTGCTGTGTCACAGCTGCTCCAGACAGAGAAAATGAACCAGTCCTCTCTACAGCAACCTAATTTTGTCATTGGGCAACAACAGCAGCCGCAACAACCCATAGGTGGGGCCATGCCTCAAAGTACTGCTCAGACTATGTTTTCTGGGGCTCCGGTAGCAAATCAGCAAATGATGGTGCCACAGCAATCACAGCCACAAGTAAATACGCAGGGTGTTGCTCAGGCTGGACCCAACGGGAAAGGCATGGCACCTCCAAATGTGACAATAGGGCAGCAAAGCATTCCTGTGGCACAGCAGCAGGTGCAGCAGGCAAACATACCAGTGACTCAGCCTCAACAATTTGCTTATTCTCAGTCCCAGATTCCACCAGTGCACCTACTGCCGACGCAACCTTCTGGTCAGACCGAATACATGCAGCACATGACAATTATGCAGTCTCAAGGAGCTATTCAACAGGCTACTACGGGCTCTGTTCCAAGTACTGTGGCTTCCAGCCTTCCTGTGGGGCAGATGACCGGCCAAAATCCCTCATCTGTGGGAGCGCCAGTGATGGGGGTGTCAGCACAGCCTGGCGAAGCAGTCGGACAGGGATCGGGATTAATGCAGAGTGGCCAGACACAAGCTAGTCAGACTGCCGTTCCGCAACCGGGAGGTGTGGTGCAGCAAGGCATTGGACATACAGGGGTTGTGCAACAGAAATCTGTGACTCAGCATCAAATGGGTGGAAGCAGTCAAGTGTCCGGAATGCATGGTGCTCCCCATGCTGTGGTCTCTGGAGTTCAGAACGTGCCTGCGGTTGTGCCCGGTACAAGTGTGCCTAGTGTGTCTACCACCACTTCTGCTACTATGCCAAATGTCCCTGTTACGCTGGTCCAGTCCCAGCTGACTAGCCACACTTCTGTCAGCAGAAGTACCGGCGTTGTCCAGCCACAGCACGTCGGACACTCGTTAATGCAAGGCACGCCTAATGTACCTGCAAATCTGCCACAGTCAAACCTCGGACAGTTTCAGACTCAAGCTCAATCCTTAATAGGCCAGATTGATGATACTAGAAGAAAATCGGAACCCCTACCTCAGCCACCACTTTCTCTTATAGCTGAAAATAAACCTCTTGTGAAGCCTCCCATTCCAGACACTCTAGCAAATCCTCTTCAGTTACCTGCAAGTACTCCTATGAACAGTCTTGCCAGCTCTGTGTTTGGCATATCCATTCCTGTTGATGGTGATGAAGACAG